GGAGTACCTCCAGCATTCAGAATCATCAGCTAATGTGTTAAAATTGTGCTGCATCCTTGAATCCTGATTTTTATGTCCCTttcatctgtctgtctgtctgtgtatgtgcacacaTATAATTTTATACCTTCTTCTATACTACATGAAACCTGCAGCATTATTTTTGGGGgtgtgtgttatttttttttctttaaataaatttcTCTGTGATGACCAGATCAGTATTATAACCATGGCTATATGAGGTTACATTAATatatggttgtttttttcttctttacagaTCCTTTGTGAGATCTGCTTTTACTAAAATCCCAGAAGGGAGTTTTTTGCTCACACCATCTCTGCAGCTTCTGtgagaaatatttatatgaTGCAGTTTTTGTTATGAAATGTATATgtattcataaatattttagaaagggTCTCAGTATTAATTTTATAAGAAACAGCAACAGAAGATTCATTAGATGATAAAATATAAGACTTTTCAGCAATGTGAAAGATACtgcatgtttaattttttcaaagtatttctaCATAGTGTTTTGCAAGGCTATCTGTTGTCAGTGCTACTTTGAATGATTACATGATGAAGCTTTTGGTGACAGAACATATGCTATCTTCATTATACCTTAATTAACATTATAGTAGGAACTTGAGCATTGCAACAACtattcttgtttcttttctgcagtcctgggacctgATCCCAGTATAAAGCTGTCCGTTTGTAACTTCCGTAGACTGTGAGCTCATAACCCCTCAGATCAGGCCCCTCATTGCAGTGGGACAGGTCCTGAAGTCCTTTTCCATGTAAAATTACTATTGACTTCTGTGGAAGTTTAGTGGGAGTTTTGGCTTCATAGCACCTGGATTTGAACCTGTTTGTTATTTCATGATCTTAAAAGTAATGAAGATTTTCttccaattaaaaaattaaagcagttatttaaaaatcaaatattgcCATGAGGtatacacagaaaaagaatattttgggATGTTTAACTATTAGCTGCATTTCAACATAGGATTTTTACAGGCTCACAAGCTTTCCTAGAAATGTGGGCATATGATTATATAATTGTGAGCTATACAGAGGTAGAGGGGGTGTAACCTGAACTGTTTATAGTGGATGTGCTGCCAGCCTGACACACACCCAGATTTGTCTCAGAAATCCAGCAAGACAGACTCCCCGATGTGATCAAAATCAGCATCGGATGTCTGACCCAAACTGACTTCCCGTGTACTCTAGATGTGGTCAGAGGTGTAATGTTGATGCACTGGAGCCCTGTGGCTGTTAAATTAAACTGCTGCCGAACCGATAGCTGAAGCCCTGACCCCGGCTGTACTCTGCTACCTCAAGTGGAGCTGATAAGGAGGTGCAGACATACTGTACAATTTTGGATACAGGGTAAATAGGTAAATGCAGTTACTATGGAAACCTAAATGCTTTTCCATGGTGCTTTATTCCAGAGAAGCTTTTCCCAGGTGGTCACAGATCACAAAAGGGACACATTTCACATCGTTCCCGCAATGGGCCTTtcaaaggagagggaaaaaaaagcagcagcattggTGGAGCTGTATCTGAAGAGAGTGAGTAGGACATCATCTCTCTTGGCTACGATACACCACCTACACTTAGCGATCCCGCTGCCAGGCAGGCAGAACTGGGTAGGGTGGAGTAGGACAGACACAGTCAtcttattttgatttattatagtgcctggcacagtggggtttggCAACGCCTTATGGCATTTTGGTAATGATAATAATTTCCATTTCTGCCATGCACTGAAACACATGTTCTACACTGCTGTCCATGAATGCTGCAACAAAACCTAtgaccctagaaaagcaggttttGTTACACTATGGGCTTTAATGAGTGATCTGTTCTCTAGATACATTTCTAATATGGTAGTTGAACTGCTTGCCATCTTTGGAATGTCAGGCTGCTGATCTAAGGCAAATGACTCCTTAAATATAGACCACAGGAGCAGGATTGTATCTGTGGGGACAATACTCCAGTTTGTACgtgggaaataaaaaatttcttctttggcATAAGATAGTAAGGGAAATAACAGCATGGAAAACTCAGGTTAAtcaaaaaatacaagaaattttAGCTTTGCATGATTAAAGCTGTTTTGGCACGTTTAATTTAGTCAACAGCAAGATTTAGCAGCCTCTATGTATTTCTGTATTAATAGAAATGCATATAGAAATAGTAATAGCCTCCAGCATTACATTTTTGAAGTCCAAATGTAATTTGGTATCTCCAATGCACCAGTCTAAATATGGAATATATCTGCTGCTATTATTATTTACTACTATTTTTAATGTAGTAGCAGCAATCGTCTCTGGAAAAATCATGGTTTCTGCTGAACACTACTTGTAACTCCCAGGCCAGAAGAGCTTTTCCCCTTGTGTAGTACGGATGGTATGCTCTGCTCTTCGTGTGACAACAAAAATACGAAGAACCTACACAGCTATGGTGAAGTGCCAGGAGGAGTGTTTACTGAATGTAGAGAAAATCTCCCTGCTCTCATCTCCAGCACTTGTATCTCTGCATATCAGCAACGAGCTGAGGGTGCCCTTATAAACTGATGACATGAAAGCCCATAGAAAGAAGGGAGGCAATCATGGCATCAGGATTTGTACCTCTTGTCACTGTACAGTTCCTGCTAAGCTGTATAATCAGTGCAACATCTTCAGCCTCTGTCCCTAGAAGTAGTTGGCTGGTGAGTCTCAGATGAAGCAAATCTGATGTTTGAGGTCACCGAGTGGGAGAAAAACCACTTGGTGCATCAAATATATGTGATACAGCCATTGGGGAGAGGTATGAGACAGGAGGCAAATGAGCTCACCAAGTGCAAGACCTACAGTATAAGCCTGGCAATCTCTAAAATAGCTATACTATTTAAAGAGTTACCACTCTGTTCTCTACATTATACAGCAGagtgcagaaaatgaaaaattatccAGAGAAATcatatcagaaaaataaaattagttgCAGAATTTACTAAACTGGTCTTCTACTACTAAAATACTTATCTTCTTTAAAactgaagtatttctttttttctgacaaaaaggaagaatttcctgCTTATATTTTTTCGTACATTTCATAAAGTAACATACTTAAAGTGGAAAAAGCAGTCTGCAATAGCCAagtgagaaaataaatcaaCTGCAATTTATTCTTAATGCAAACTAATGCAAACTTCAAAACAAGATATTAACTCTTTAAGTGAATTGATTTGTACTTGGAAATCTTGCATTCCTGAATGTCTAAGGATGTCATAGTATGCATCTATTTATCCGTCAGATCCAATGGATAAAAATCTGTTGTAAAATTCATCATTCATCCTACTTGATGATGTCTCACCATATTAAAACTGTGGCAGTCCAGAGCTGAATTAAGATGGACAAATCCACACCTGGCTGCTAAGCATAAATATCACTGGAAAAATGAGTGCTAGTGCACTTTTAATGCTTacaaaattacataaaattaaatgtgttACTGGTATTTTTAATGTTAGATGCACACACTAAGAGCTATTTCCAGCAGGTACAATGTggtcttaaaaataattctgatttgAACACTGCCTAAATTAAGagatgttccttttttttttctctcagtaaCTTCTCGGTACCCTCATGTTAAATAAGCTTACAAGTTTAACTTTTAAGTTAAGACATTTTCCTGCCTGCCAGCAGGGCAATTTCAGCTTGGTGTTTGGCTAACCAGCAATTTAAACCAACTTGAACATCTCATTGTCCTAGTATATCTCCAGAAGCACTTGTACAATCCCATTGTTTTACTGGCATGATAAACCCAAGTTTACATCCCACAGAAGTCAATGGAATTTTATCAGATGACCTCAGTAGGCAATTGTTGGGTCCTTCCATTAACACCAGACTATGATGCAATATATCAGCTTTACAGTCCTATAGTgcttgcacagaaaaaaatgtgaaaccATGCAGTGGAAATTTGGCCTACCATGGCTTGCTGAACCATTTTCTAAAGCTGTTAACAACCTAATGGtcttttgttttgcatttcattgTGCAGATTGTTTACGTCCAACACTTTTGATGTTATTAGTGATGATGCTTTCATGGGCCTTCCTCATCTAGAATATTTGTGAGTGCACAAAAGTATATTTCCTGGCATTATTGAATAGAGTGGGTGGGCTTTCAAGTTCCAGGCATTGCTTTGACCAGAATGAATTTACGGCCCATTACAGGTTCATAGAGAACAACAACATCAAGTCCATTTCAAGAAATACTTTCAGAGGACTGAAATCCTTAATTCACCTGTAAGTAATATATATTACTTGGATATATTACTtgatatatttaatataataaCTGAATCACTGTTGTTGAATTTCTCATTTTGATATATACCTGTTCATATTTGTTGAAGTGGCATTAGTAATTTAATTATAATGttaatctttttatttcctccaaaGACTTCCAAACTGTGTTATCTGTAGACGGCAATGACCCAAACAGCTTCCAAGCAGTACATGTTTGGCAGTAGCtccctgcttttctctgctcagAGCACTGGGGATTTCCAGCTGAGCATGtaggagcagagggaaaggagtATGGGTTGGGAATCTTGGCACTGACAAGGTGAGTCCCAGTTTGGGACATGGAAATGTGGAAAGTGGGAGTTATGGTTAGGAAGGTGAGAGGCTGAGGGATAGACACACACCTCTTCCCAGGTACCCCAGTCTGGCATTGATCCAGAAGAATATTTACAGCCATTCCTGGGACAGCCCATCACTGTCCACTTCAGCCACTAACAGTATCCAGAAAAATTTGACTAAGTACAGTTTGAAAATTCCCACCGAGGACAATTTTAAATCAAAGACTTGCAACAAGATGCATTTATAGTGGCTGACTGATGTACATGTTCCACATCACTGTAAGGCATAGCAGCCTGTAGACTCCAGCAGGACTGGCTTcaaagccctgctctgcaccttGTCCTCTTCTGCACACGAGCGTCCCACAGTCAGGATCTGTCACATACGCACACTGGGGTTTGCATAACATTCCTTATGATGCTGTTCAGTCCTTCGGAGATCTTGCCCTTCAGAAATGCAGCCAGCCCTTGCCCTCTGACATGCTGCAGCCCCTTGCTGTGTTAGCCAAGAGGGGAGATTAGTCCAAGGCACTCTGGATGCCAGTGGGGCTGTTGGGAGCAATGCTCCACATGCCCACACCAGCAGGGAATTTCTCGTGTAACACTCACTGGCAACAAATACCTGCAACATTTCACTGCAAACACAGGAGTAACATCTTTGTGTTCTGAGCTACGGAGGCAGTTTCTACACAGGTTTTTGTCTTTTACCTCACAAGTTTATCTTTTagcaataattttattttagcaagGAATAAATTTGTTGAAAACACAATACACACtataagaaaacagaaaaaaattacaaagaatactggaagaaaaggaggctaaAACAGGAGAGTGGATTCTGACCTTTCGGCCTTAACACAATAATCTCCAAGAGGGTTTTGAAACAGTCATTTAACTTTACTTTCATATATTttgacagaggagaaaaagcaagGGTTCCATTTTAAATAGTTAATTCATAAATATAATAGTGGAATTGCAATTCACCACATCCTTCACCACATAGTAAATGTATCATAAAACgctttactttttcctttttggtcAGGACAAGGCTTACAGCTGGGTGAAACCAAGCCTACTGTGACTACTTGTGTAGATACTTATGGAATGGCTCTAGgtctgaggaagaggaagggaagaggagaggggaaaagtaCATGAAAAGGCTGTGCACATCCCATAACAAACCCATATTAGAGGTACAGACATAATTATACTGTTGTTAAAAAGACCGATAATTGGATAAGGCTGGTAACTGGGACCCtgacttcaaaatatttatgcacATGAATACCTTTATATTCACAAGTGGGTCCAGTACATAATTTATCACATTCATTTACTTATTTAGTAGCTGCTACTGCCAgtgaaaaaattgcttttctaaCACAGAGGAAGGCACAGTTTCTTCTCCACAGAGTATGCAGTCCAAGAGTAACATCTTGTCTTGCCTGTCACAGTGGTTTCTGGGGATGGTTCAGGAGTTTCACAAGAGAAAACATATGCAAAAGACAGAACCACATTTGAGAAGCCAGTGCTATTTCCATGCATATTTTTGGGACATAGACTTATGCATCATGCTGTTATTGTTCATGGAGTGCTATTCACAAAGACAATGAGAAATTTGCAGAAAATAACTGCAAAGGCATCACAGAATGTGACTAGTTTAATCTGCTTGCAGAACCACTCCCCATCCTTTAGGGAAAATTGCACATACATATTAAGAATAATTATTTGGCACCCCAAggcatttttcattaaaaaaacaggaGAGTACTTGTGTacataaaatatattgaaatgaATCATAGTAAATAAGCATACAAATGAGTTCTGTGAAGTTAGATAAGGTGAACTTTGTTCTGTTTATTCTGTCCACTTCCTTTTCACAACATAAATTTTGCAATGCAGTAAGCTATCCaagcatttgtattttaataatgcaATTAACTTTGATAATTTCAGTGTGTCCTTATTGAAAAGAGAGCCATCTAATATTTATTGTTATGGAAcaggatttattttcttgtcagAGTAGATTTaaggacagaaaaattaaaaataacaatttgtTTACTAATTGACTAATTCGATGTCAAAATCTTACAGTTAGCATTGGACAATAATTTCTATGCAGAATATATAATTTTGATAGCATTTCTTTCAGAGCTATGACCATAAGTTTACCTGCATGTTTAATGTTACTCATTATTAAGACAATACCAGCACCAAACACCAGCACCATCTAGACCAGGCAGTGCTTTCTAATATATAAGTATGCTTTTTAACAGTGAAAtataaaatgcataattttcaTTCAAAACTTGACAAATGTGTAAacttatttaaatttttctgtcAGTCATATTCCCGTGGTGTTGATGAACCACTGCTACTTCCCAGTATATCATCTCTTTCACTTTgctatataataatatataaaaactATACAGGGCATTAAACTTGACTCACCTTGCATGTCCACACAGCTTTCTCCACGTGAGTCACATGAATTGCTCTTGAGCATAAAATTATGCTTAAGTGAAGCCCATGATACATACATATCCAGTGTTACAATCAGATGTACCTTGCAAGTGGTGAAGTCAGAATGGACTAATGGAATCAACCCGTATTTACTACTCCTGATAAAGCAAacacttaattttaaatgagGCAGCAGATCTAGTACATCTGGTCCTGGTCCTGTTCCTGAATTTTGGTTCATGCGGAAGTGTCTTTGCTTGGCTAAAGAAATCATGGttaataaattacttttatgtttacaaattaaaacagaaatggtTCTAAGTCTTACTTGCTACAGATTCTAACTGGGGTCTTAAACTAGAATgatttctttccatttgttttcttctctaagtaataaataattttgttaattGAAAGAGGTGTAAACTATACCCTACaacattgttctttttttgtcatGCCCTCCATGACATCTCCAAGACCTTTGGTGGACTCACACAGACATGTCTGACTGAAATGTTATATATTGTTTGTTTAAATCCTGCTCACGTTTCCTCATCACTTTTACTAGCTAAAATACTCACTGAATTTAAATGAGTTTCCCCAATATTAAAAATTGGGAATTAATGGCAGTTTTTTGCTGgtctcatacacacacacacatgcacatgcacatacccacccacacacccacatTCCAGGAAGGAAAATCATGCTGATCAGCAATTTATTGTCTGTTACTGCATATTTCCAAAAACTATGAGCTAAACCTAAACCCATTAGAATGTAAGACAGTATTAAGATTTTCCTTCCAGAAAAGATAcaagaaagtgagaaaattGCAGTAATATGAACGCTATGTATTGGAAGCTCATAAAAATAATATCAATACATCCAATCATGactaattgttttaaaatgttaaatggTGTTGGCGAAGCACCAAAGGTGATTGCACTTTTTACTCTGCTAAGTGAGGTATTGTAAATGCTGCAAGGCTGCTGAAGAGTGAGAAAGCAGAAGGAGGCATGGCATTTAGTGGAAGGAAAAGTCACAATGTAAATGAGCTATTCTTACAAGAAATCTTTTACAACTAAGTGCTGGAGAATACCAGTGTTCTTTACGAGAAGAAAAATACCCCACACAGTGTATTACAACTTGCAAAAACGTGCACTTTCATGAACTAGCACTAATACTGAAGTGTCTTCTTTTACAGGAGTCTTGCAAATAATAATCTCCAGTCGCTTCCAAGAGACATATTCAAAGGCTTGGATTCTTTAACAAATGTGTAAGAAAGCAATTAATTAATCTATTGATTATGCTAAAAGTATAAAGTGTTTATTTTAGAGAATATTCTGAGTAACCGTTCAAACCAATAGCCAGTAATGGAATCTTGTTACTGGGTAGAGACTACGCAGAATGGGTGGCCCTGGGTTTTTGTTGATCGTTGCTGAGAATTTGAGTTAGTTTTCAATATTCCACCTGTTATGAAGATAATTAATATTGTTAGTAGTTTTGTGATAAAGCTGCATATTAATTGAGACTTCGTGAATAATAAGGAATATCTTCAGGGATGCATGAGAGAGCAAGGCATGAGGAGAAGGTGGAAGGTATTTAATGGAGTAATATTTTAATGTGCAAGTAATTTTTAGGAAAGCTATCTTTTATCACAAAAGCATGTGTCTTAGTAAGTACCATTTCCCATACTAAATCTAATtgcaaccaaaccaaaacatcaacttatttaaatatatgtattatttaccagtaaaaatacaaaatataaacaGATATATCCTATAGTTGCTTCACTGAAATAGATCCTGTTTACACTATACCAAATCCTGGTTCACCTGATTGGGGATAATAAGCACAGAAAAAGCCCACTCCCTGTAGTAACAAGGTAGGCTGAATTCCTAGTGTAGAACTGCAGCAGTAAGATGTGGAGATGGTCAGTGTATCTGGTAGCATTCCTTGGCATGACTGACCATGGCCAGGTGGTTACACAGTGTGGTCCTGGCACTTGCCTGTTCCTGTACATACGATCGGAAATCTGACTGAAGACAGCTGTAAAAGACCTGAACAGAACTCTTTGCTTGTGTCTCCCAAAGCCCTAAATGAGTATATCTAAAGGAAATCGTGAATACTGACTGGTTATGTTAATTCCTATTTTCTTATCTAGAATGCTCTTACTGAGAAAAGGTAGTCCAAAAGAAACAGAGGTCACTAGTTTGGTAGGCTTTTAAGTACCTGTAAACTTGGGTAAATCAACAAAATTTCCAGCTGATCATTAAGTTAAGGTCTCCTTGTTTACCTTAATATAATAAAATCTGTGTGGGTTCTGATATGTAGATTTAACTGTGGGTCAGGACAAATTCAGCCAGGAAGGTATCAAGTGCAAATAAGCAAGAGAGCACATATTTAACATGAGCCTGTTTTGTTGTCCTGCAAGGAGGAATACATCAGCAGACAACATATTTAAATGCATGATTTATTTGTTGTAGAGATCTTAGAGGCAATGCATTTCATTGTGACTGCAAACTGAAGTGGTTAGTGGAATGGCTGGGCAGCACCAATGCAACAGTTGAAGACATTTTCTGTGAAAGCCCACCAGTATATAACGGTCGCAAAATCAATAGCCTTTCTACAAATGACTTTGATTGCATTATTACAGGTAATGTGCTTCAAATTATTTAATCTTGTTAAACTGAAGTCAAAGCTAGAGTTTTTCATTCTAGAGCCCATTTAACCGGAAGTCTGCATACTGGATGGAACTTCCACTAAAATCAATATGAATTCTGTGCAGGTGTAAGTCTGACATGGGAATCATTTGGGAGTGGAGTCTTATACTGCTGCATTTACTCAGACTTTAATATGTTACATAAGGATTTAGAGAACTGGAACATAAATCAGCACCTCTTCCAATTGAGAAAGACTGAAAACCAAATTGCAGTGCTCCTTTATCAACAGGAAAATTAGACCAGTGCTGAAATGCTGCAATTTGTAAAAATTTGGTATCTGataagcagattttttttcagtacagtATGTAAAGTATCTCTATAATTGTCATCTGTTTTGTGCACTTTTGCAGAATTTGAAGTTTATCAGTCCCTGCCATACCAATCTCTCTCAGTAGATACTTTCTCATATATGAATGATGAACACGTGGTTATTGCTCAGCCTTTTACTGGAAAATGCATCTTTCTTGAATGGGACCATGTGGAAGTGATGTTCAGGAATTACGACAACATTACAGGTATGAATACTGCTTGACAAATAACAATCCAACAGCTGATCCAAAAAGTGGTGCTAACCCTgtcttttacttttctttttataggtACTTCGACTGTTGTGTGTAAACCTATAGTTATTGAGAGTCAGCTGTATGTCATTGTCGCACAGCTGTTTGGAGGCTCCCACATATataaaagagatatttttgcTAATAAGTTTATAAAAATCCAAGATATTGAAATCCTTAAAATCCGAAAACCCAATGACATTGAAACTTTCAGGATTGCTGAAGACTGGtattttgttgttgcagacAGTTCAAAGGCTGGTTTCACCACAGTTTACAAGTGGAATGGGAATGGATTTTATTCCCATCAGTCTCTGCATGCCTGGTACAGAGATACTGATGTGGAGTATCTTGAAATATCTGGCAAACCTCATTTAATTCTGTCAAGTAGTTCCCAAAGACCTGTAATATATCAATGGAACAAAGGAACAAATGAATTTGTTAAGCGGTTTGATATCCAGGATATGGAAGATGCATATGCAGTGAAGCATTTCAAAGTGAAAGAGGATGTATACATTTGCTTAACAAGATTTATTGGGGACTCTAAAGTAATGAAATGGGGTGGTTCAGCATTTCTGGATTCACAAAGAATGCCATCCCGAGGGTCAATGGTATTCCAACCACTTCAGATAAGTAATTATCAATATGCCATTCTTGGAAGTGATTATTCTTTTACTCAAGTCTATTATTGGGATGCGGAAAAGTCAAAATTTGTGAAGTTTCAAGAATTAAACGTACAGGCACCAAGATCTTTCATACATGTCTCCATCGATAGGCGagattttctctttgcttcaaGTTTTAAGGGAACTACATTGATTTATAAACATGTCATAGTTGACTTAAGCGCATGACACTCATAATTCTGAGATTACATCAGACTTTCTACTGTAAGCGGACAAAATGAACTAAATGCATGACTCTCTTATCTTACTTCCAAATGAATGCCTTTAAAAGTTGAGATTGCTAGAACAAAGTATTACTAGTATCTTCATCTTTAATTGTCAAGTCTAGTGGTGTTGGAAGTtgcattttttaacaaaaagaaattaaattaactgTTCTTTGCATCCACAATATGTAAATATGTGTGCAACTGCATCTGTTGCTATAAAGAATATTAAGATGtacttttccatttatttattcacCTGTTTGAAAAAACTgccaaataaaatgtttacattttgtGTCTTTCACATTCCAAATGTTTTCTGCAGGTGATACTttttatttgtgtatatattatacacataaaaaaaataaatctaagaaGGCATATTGCCCAATGCAGTGTTGTACTGCAGAGAAGATACACAATATTGAAGATCTGGTggttttacacagaaaaataagttcttgataaaaatactgtgttgtAACACAAGCCTATAAATTATCACCTGGACATATTCCTTGCAATTATGTGAAGCTTCACTGATTGAAACAGAACTCTACCCAGAAGAAAGAGTTCAGTTATATAGATCGGGTTCTAGGATGGAGGGTTCAGTTACACACACGTAATTGTAGGATGGGGCTTTGTACTGTGTAGAGCTGGAAGCATGCAGTTTTCTAAAATTTACAAAGAACACAGCAGAATAAAGGACAAGGTAAAGGTCTATCTTTCTACACCTGATGCTGAAGCAGCACAAAAGAAATCTCTTGTGTAACACTGGGGCTGTTACTGTGCTGAAAGCTGGAAACACAGCTTATTTTGCAGGTAGCAATATTTCTATAGCTGAACTGTCACACATCACTTGCATGAATTCTGTGTGTCCCTGTCAAGTCTTTCCACTGTAATTGCAATTATTTAGTCTTCAATGAATTTATTCCTTATTCTGAATGAA
Above is a window of Pithys albifrons albifrons isolate INPA30051 chromosome 9, PitAlb_v1, whole genome shotgun sequence DNA encoding:
- the LGI1 gene encoding leucine-rich glioma-inactivated protein 1 isoform X1, encoding MGNASRPFRRIAYFLCLLSVLLLTEGKKPVKPKCPAWCTCTKDNALCENARSIPRSVPPDVISLSFVRSAFTKIPEGSFLLTPSLQLLLFTSNTFDVISDDAFMGLPHLEYLFIENNNIKSISRNTFRGLKSLIHLSLANNNLQSLPRDIFKGLDSLTNVDLRGNAFHCDCKLKWLVEWLGSTNATVEDIFCESPPVYNGRKINSLSTNDFDCIITEFEVYQSLPYQSLSVDTFSYMNDEHVVIAQPFTGKCIFLEWDHVEVMFRNYDNITGTSTVVCKPIVIESQLYVIVAQLFGGSHIYKRDIFANKFIKIQDIEILKIRKPNDIETFRIAEDWYFVVADSSKAGFTTVYKWNGNGFYSHQSLHAWYRDTDVEYLEISGKPHLILSSSSQRPVIYQWNKGTNEFVKRFDIQDMEDAYAVKHFKVKEDVYICLTRFIGDSKVMKWGGSAFLDSQRMPSRGSMVFQPLQISNYQYAILGSDYSFTQVYYWDAEKSKFVKFQELNVQAPRSFIHVSIDRRDFLFASSFKGTTLIYKHVIVDLSA
- the LGI1 gene encoding leucine-rich glioma-inactivated protein 1 isoform X2, with amino-acid sequence MGLPHLEYLFIENNNIKSISRNTFRGLKSLIHLSLANNNLQSLPRDIFKGLDSLTNVDLRGNAFHCDCKLKWLVEWLGSTNATVEDIFCESPPVYNGRKINSLSTNDFDCIITEFEVYQSLPYQSLSVDTFSYMNDEHVVIAQPFTGKCIFLEWDHVEVMFRNYDNITGTSTVVCKPIVIESQLYVIVAQLFGGSHIYKRDIFANKFIKIQDIEILKIRKPNDIETFRIAEDWYFVVADSSKAGFTTVYKWNGNGFYSHQSLHAWYRDTDVEYLEISGKPHLILSSSSQRPVIYQWNKGTNEFVKRFDIQDMEDAYAVKHFKVKEDVYICLTRFIGDSKVMKWGGSAFLDSQRMPSRGSMVFQPLQISNYQYAILGSDYSFTQVYYWDAEKSKFVKFQELNVQAPRSFIHVSIDRRDFLFASSFKGTTLIYKHVIVDLSA